The following are encoded together in the Sulfurirhabdus autotrophica genome:
- a CDS encoding HigA family addiction module antitoxin — protein MTIRIEDLPEMDFSDVITGEHIPPTHPGDILLHDFLEPLNMSANALAKALHVPANRISGILNHTRGVSADSALRLARYFGCTAEFWLGVQADYDLKTTQAMIGNKLEKEITPLPVAA, from the coding sequence ATGACTATTCGTATAGAAGATCTGCCTGAGATGGATTTCTCTGACGTAATCACTGGCGAGCACATTCCGCCTACACATCCGGGCGATATATTACTGCACGATTTTCTGGAACCATTGAATATGAGCGCCAATGCGCTGGCCAAGGCGCTGCATGTTCCAGCAAACCGGATTTCCGGGATTCTGAATCACACGCGTGGAGTGAGTGCTGATTCGGCACTTCGTCTTGCACGCTACTTCGGGTGCACAGCGGAGTTCTGGTTGGGTGTGCAGGCGGATTACGATTTGAAAACTACGCAAGCCATGATCGGTAACAAGTTGGAAAAAGAAATTACTCCGTTGCCAGTTGCGGCCTAA